In Nonomuraea muscovyensis, one genomic interval encodes:
- a CDS encoding LysR family transcriptional regulator, whose protein sequence is MLREIQCFTRVAARLSFSRAAADLGMSQPAMSQAITRLERAAGVRVFERTARAVRLTAEGRALLPYAEQVLESAAAFTAEAARLARPTIHLAYPPLVGALAARVARRLAGRTPAIGVELTVAGRSAASAALDRGEVSAAILATPAPARFVTAARFHVSVDHLAVPAGHPLAGRSRAGAADLAGQVVLAPGGRPWPGLPGRPRLVADDDFAAALDLVAAGAGLLPTPQLLVRGIRRDDVGFVPLETEGLRVTYALAWSKEHVTPELMALVQAVQDALWTR, encoded by the coding sequence ATGCTTCGCGAGATCCAGTGCTTCACCAGGGTGGCGGCGCGGCTCAGCTTCTCCCGCGCCGCGGCCGACCTGGGCATGTCCCAGCCGGCGATGAGCCAGGCGATCACCAGGCTGGAGCGGGCGGCCGGGGTCAGGGTGTTCGAGCGCACGGCCCGCGCCGTCCGGCTCACGGCCGAGGGCAGGGCGCTGCTGCCGTACGCCGAGCAGGTGCTGGAGTCGGCCGCCGCGTTCACCGCCGAGGCGGCCCGGCTGGCCCGGCCGACCATTCACCTGGCTTATCCTCCGCTCGTCGGCGCGCTCGCGGCCCGCGTCGCCCGGAGGCTGGCCGGCCGGACGCCCGCCATCGGCGTGGAGCTCACGGTGGCCGGGCGGAGCGCGGCGTCGGCGGCGCTGGACCGGGGCGAGGTGTCGGCCGCGATCCTGGCGACCCCGGCGCCGGCGAGGTTCGTCACCGCCGCGAGGTTCCACGTCTCCGTGGACCACCTGGCCGTCCCCGCCGGGCATCCGCTGGCCGGCCGGTCCCGCGCCGGCGCGGCCGACCTGGCGGGTCAGGTGGTGCTCGCGCCGGGCGGTCGGCCGTGGCCGGGGCTGCCGGGCCGCCCGCGCCTGGTGGCCGACGACGACTTCGCCGCCGCGCTCGACCTGGTGGCGGCCGGCGCCGGGCTGCTGCCGACGCCGCAACTCCTGGTGAGGGGCATCCGCAGGGACGACGTCGGCTTCGTGCCGCTGGAGACGGAGGGTCTGCGCGTCACGTACGCGCTGGCCTGGTCGAAGGAGCACGTCACCCCGGAGTTGATGGCGCTCGTGCAGGCCGTGCAGGACGCCCTCTGGACCAGATGA
- the metE gene encoding 5-methyltetrahydropteroyltriglutamate--homocysteine S-methyltransferase has translation MPAVQPAFPRSTVLGYPRIGPRRELKRALESYWEGRSSRQELDRVGAGLRERTWRRLAELGLEGLPSNTFSLYDHVLDTAVLLGAVPERYRRAEDPYFAMARGTQGLAPLRMTKWFDTNYHYIVPEVGPETVFALDAAKPLAEVRQARALGFETRPVVVGPVTFLLLSERGAAALDRLDDVLDCYAELLGVLAAEGVAWVQLDEPALVADRTAGELAAVRRAYERLGAVAERPGLFVAAPYGDLGEALPVLAATPVEAIGLDLVRGGLDGLAALAGAGSADGGPAGERSAGEGPAGRGPLAGKTVVAGVVSGREVWRTEPGRAAYALRVVREHTGDVAVSTSCSLLHVPYDVAAEPDLVPELRARLAFAEQKVAEVVELAHAAPSGPAVAPEPVGAPAPVAAGERGPYEVRAAAQAERLRLPLLPTTTIGSFPQTGELRAARAALAAGTLTEAAYEDLVRAEIERAIRTQERLGLDVLVHGEPERNDMVQYFAEHLDGFAVTRNGWVQSYGSRCTRPPILHGDVSRPGPITVRWARHAQSLTDKPVKGMLTGPVTIVAWSFVRADLPLRDVVFQVADAVREEVRDLEAAGVPIIQVDEPALRELLPLRRAGQAGYLEWAVAAYRRATSGAADGTQIHTHLCYSDADQILAAIDGLDADVTTIESARSGGRILGAVGGFGRGLGPGVYDIHSPRVPGTDEIEELLRETLKALPAGRVWVNPDCGLKTRTYEQVEAALGAMVAGARRLRAEPSPA, from the coding sequence ATGCCCGCCGTTCAGCCCGCCTTTCCCCGTTCCACCGTGCTCGGATACCCGCGGATCGGCCCGCGCCGGGAGCTGAAGCGGGCCCTGGAGTCCTACTGGGAGGGCCGCTCCAGCCGGCAGGAACTCGACCGGGTGGGCGCCGGCCTGCGGGAGCGGACCTGGCGGCGGCTGGCCGAGCTGGGGCTGGAGGGGTTGCCGTCCAACACGTTCTCGCTCTACGACCACGTGCTGGACACGGCGGTGCTGCTGGGGGCGGTGCCGGAGAGGTACCGGCGGGCCGAGGACCCCTACTTCGCCATGGCCCGGGGCACGCAGGGGCTCGCGCCGCTGCGGATGACCAAGTGGTTCGACACGAACTACCACTACATCGTGCCGGAGGTCGGGCCCGAGACGGTGTTCGCGCTGGACGCGGCCAAGCCGCTGGCGGAGGTGCGGCAGGCCCGGGCGCTGGGTTTCGAGACGCGGCCCGTCGTGGTGGGGCCGGTGACGTTCCTGCTGCTGTCCGAGCGGGGCGCCGCGGCGCTGGACCGGCTGGACGACGTGCTGGACTGCTACGCGGAGCTGCTCGGCGTGCTGGCCGCCGAGGGGGTGGCGTGGGTGCAGCTCGACGAGCCCGCGCTGGTGGCCGACCGGACGGCCGGGGAGCTGGCCGCGGTGCGGCGCGCGTACGAGCGGCTGGGGGCGGTGGCGGAGCGGCCGGGGCTGTTCGTCGCGGCGCCCTACGGCGACCTGGGCGAGGCGCTGCCGGTGCTGGCGGCGACCCCGGTGGAGGCGATCGGCCTGGACCTGGTGCGCGGTGGCCTCGACGGGCTCGCCGCCCTGGCCGGAGCCGGGTCGGCGGACGGCGGCCCCGCGGGTGAGAGGTCGGCGGGTGAGGGCCCGGCGGGCCGCGGGCCGCTGGCCGGGAAGACCGTGGTGGCGGGCGTGGTGTCCGGGCGTGAGGTGTGGCGGACCGAGCCGGGGCGGGCCGCGTACGCGCTGCGGGTGGTCCGCGAGCACACCGGCGACGTGGCCGTGAGCACCTCCTGCTCGCTGCTGCACGTGCCGTACGACGTGGCGGCCGAGCCGGACCTGGTCCCGGAGCTGCGGGCGCGGCTGGCCTTCGCCGAGCAGAAGGTCGCCGAGGTCGTCGAGCTGGCCCACGCCGCCCCCAGCGGGCCCGCCGTCGCCCCCGAGCCGGTCGGGGCACCCGCCCCGGTGGCGGCCGGGGAGCGTGGCCCGTACGAGGTGCGGGCGGCGGCGCAGGCCGAGCGGCTGCGGCTGCCGCTGCTGCCGACCACCACGATCGGGTCGTTCCCGCAGACCGGCGAGCTGCGCGCGGCCCGCGCGGCGCTGGCGGCGGGCACGCTGACCGAGGCCGCGTACGAGGACCTGGTGCGGGCCGAGATCGAGCGGGCGATCCGCACCCAGGAGCGGCTCGGCCTCGACGTGCTGGTGCACGGCGAGCCGGAGCGCAACGACATGGTCCAGTACTTCGCCGAGCACCTGGACGGCTTCGCGGTGACCCGCAACGGCTGGGTCCAGTCGTACGGCTCGCGCTGCACCCGCCCGCCGATCCTGCACGGCGACGTGAGCCGCCCGGGGCCCATCACGGTCCGCTGGGCCCGCCACGCGCAGTCGCTCACGGACAAGCCGGTCAAGGGCATGCTGACCGGGCCCGTCACGATCGTGGCGTGGTCGTTCGTCCGCGCCGACCTGCCGCTGCGCGACGTGGTGTTCCAGGTGGCGGACGCGGTGCGGGAGGAGGTGCGCGACCTGGAGGCCGCGGGCGTGCCGATCATCCAGGTGGACGAGCCGGCGCTGCGGGAGCTGCTGCCGCTGCGGCGGGCCGGGCAGGCGGGCTACCTGGAGTGGGCCGTGGCGGCGTACCGGCGGGCCACCTCGGGCGCGGCCGACGGCACGCAGATCCACACGCACCTGTGCTACTCGGACGCCGACCAGATCCTGGCCGCGATCGACGGCCTGGACGCCGACGTCACGACGATCGAGTCGGCCCGGTCGGGCGGGCGCATCCTGGGGGCGGTCGGCGGGTTCGGGCGCGGTCTCGGGCCGGGCGTGTACGACATCCACTCGCCGCGGGTGCCGGGCACCGACGAGATCGAGGAGCTGCTGCGCGAGACGCTGAAGGCGCTGCCCGCCGGCCGGGTGTGGGTCAACCCGGACTGCGGGCTGAAGACGCGCACGTACGAGCAGGTGGAGGCGGCGCTGGGCGCCATGGTGGCCGGCGCGCGCCGCCTGCGCGCCGAACCATCACCCGCCTGA
- a CDS encoding GNAT family N-acetyltransferase → MTSAWEGERVRLRAVEPDDWAALHSFSQEADVVRAGESIHPPRSAERARQWAADLAARDADPDEPRLVVAARDGDAPLGMINAHQVDRLNGTFAYGVSLGSRHHRQGYGGEAVVLLLRYLFAERRFQKAEAWVYASNAPSLALHRRLGFVEEGRRRRSHYSGGRWDDEVLFGMTVEEFAGLHGLQGTSGGGDRRRVSGG, encoded by the coding sequence ATGACCTCAGCATGGGAAGGCGAGCGCGTCCGCCTGCGCGCCGTCGAGCCGGACGACTGGGCCGCCCTGCACTCCTTCTCCCAGGAGGCGGACGTCGTACGCGCCGGCGAGAGCATCCACCCGCCCCGCTCCGCCGAACGCGCCAGGCAGTGGGCGGCCGACCTGGCGGCCCGGGACGCCGACCCGGACGAGCCGCGCCTCGTCGTCGCGGCCCGGGACGGCGACGCGCCGCTCGGCATGATCAACGCCCACCAGGTCGACCGGCTCAACGGCACCTTCGCCTACGGCGTCTCCCTCGGCTCCCGGCACCACCGCCAGGGCTACGGCGGTGAGGCCGTCGTGCTGCTGCTGCGCTACCTGTTCGCCGAACGCCGTTTCCAGAAGGCCGAGGCGTGGGTCTACGCCTCCAACGCGCCCTCGCTGGCGCTGCACCGGCGGCTCGGGTTCGTGGAGGAGGGCCGCCGCCGGCGCAGCCACTACAGCGGCGGCCGGTGGGACGACGAGGTGCTGTTCGGCATGACTGTCGAGGAGTTCGCCGGCCTCCACGGCCTCCAGGGCACCTCGGGGGGCGGTGACCGCCGCCGCGTCTCAGGCGGGTGA
- a CDS encoding phosphotransferase family protein: MPSDVRALLARHLPGREARSLVPVGQGLDNVAYEIDGELIVRCAREPDPEATRAEVAVLAAVAPISPLPVPEVVFSDPSAGVIAYRRLPGRPLHRHPVADPRRLAEPLGAFLGALHAVPPASLGELVPLDRYPLADLREEAAQEYEAVAAHVPPEHRRLVEDFLAADPPADPLAESPEEAAAGTAGARLCHNDLGAEHLLADPGTGTLTGVIDWTDAALTDPARDFARLYRDLGPEVYELTLAHYDGRLDDAATGRVRFLARCALVEDLAHGLGPGPRHYADAALAHLVRTFTG; the protein is encoded by the coding sequence GTGCCCTCTGACGTTCGCGCCCTGCTGGCGCGCCACCTGCCCGGCCGCGAGGCGCGCTCCCTGGTCCCGGTCGGGCAGGGGCTCGACAACGTCGCGTACGAGATCGACGGCGAGCTGATCGTCCGGTGCGCGAGGGAGCCCGACCCCGAGGCCACGCGGGCGGAGGTCGCGGTGCTGGCCGCCGTCGCGCCGATCTCCCCGCTGCCCGTGCCGGAGGTCGTCTTCAGCGACCCCTCGGCGGGCGTGATCGCCTACCGCCGGCTCCCGGGCCGGCCGCTGCACCGGCACCCCGTGGCCGATCCCCGGCGGCTGGCCGAGCCGCTGGGCGCGTTCCTCGGCGCCCTGCACGCCGTCCCGCCCGCCTCGCTGGGCGAGCTGGTCCCGCTCGACCGCTACCCCCTGGCCGACCTGCGCGAGGAGGCCGCGCAGGAGTACGAGGCCGTGGCCGCCCACGTCCCGCCGGAGCACCGCCGCCTGGTCGAGGACTTCCTCGCCGCCGATCCGCCCGCCGACCCGCTCGCGGAGTCGCCGGAGGAGGCAGCGGCAGGGACGGCCGGTGCGCGCCTGTGCCACAACGACCTGGGCGCCGAGCACCTGCTCGCCGACCCCGGCACCGGCACCCTCACCGGCGTCATCGACTGGACCGACGCCGCCCTGACCGACCCGGCCCGCGACTTCGCCCGCCTCTACCGCGACCTCGGCCCCGAGGTGTACGAGCTGACCCTGGCCCACTACGACGGCCGTCTCGACGACGCGGCCACCGGCCGGGTCCGCTTCCTGGCCCGCTGCGCCCTGGTCGAGGACCTCGCCCACGGCCTGGGCCCCGGCCCGCGCCACTACGCCGACGCCGCCCTCGCCCACCTCGTGCGGACCTTCACCGGCTGA